taacatgcattacatttgtaaaagtggcaatagcctaatttaatttcaataaacattgaatcaaaaagtaattgctcctccgaaactcgaacccggatttctcacttgccgggtgaatgtgctaccaagtacatataaatatattatatcggATAAAACCTTTCCAGCGTTAAGCAGCTATTAGcatgatattttggttttatgtttcaagaatatattaaaatcctTTATCAGCAACATAAGCCATACAGAAACAGACTATAACCGCAAATTATTTGCCACGAGGAGCGACTTCCTGGCAAACTATCACGGAACTTTATATGGCAGTTCCAGGCTTTCAGAACTTGGGCAATTACTTTATTCATTTATCGTCAGACAGTCtgtgaagtttattttatttccaagatACTAAGTTCTCCTTTTGAATTATTCTGAACGTATGCCCTAACCTGTGTATTTACACTTACGGCCTAGTTAGTAACTATTTTTACATGAAACAACCATAAGATtgcaattacttttatttattaatatcagatTAATAAAACCAGCTGTTGTGATAATATGGCTTtatgagatatttattttttcatttattagaaaaaatttcaattagacacataatttattttaaattacttaaaattgtatttttataactaaggatataaatattttcataagcaagtaatttattttaaaattttatttggttaaaCAATTCTATACGAATGAACAGCATGAATATAGAAAGTTTGGCTATCGTCGTTATATTATGCTAAAAAAAGGTGTTTAAAATTGGTGAGTGCTCTGagagctataaaatatttttaaaacttccgGTGGCTTAAATTACTATGATTTTATATTACACTAACTTGTCGGTTTTTAATTGAGGTGTATTTATATTCCGATAGGAGTTGTAACATTgaagtaattatgttttaaaactgtgttaaaaataTCTAGTTTGATATGCATGACATTAAAGCTGATAAATAAACATGATACTAATTgtatcaaatgtaatataatgtattttagtattaaaatatgttgtgaTTTAAATCCTTTACTTAGAACCAAccacaaaaaaaacacaaaaaaacttgAAATCAAAATGTACGAAGTTTAACCAATCACTCCTGTGGTTAATCAGTGCGAAAAAAGCGAGCATAGACTCAATTTAGGTTTGATTCAATAACACAACTTTAACTTCACACATAAATTAAGTCATAAGTACTAATAgacatgaaataattttaaaaccctaACAGATGCAAACAAcctataaaatttttagttttttgttttcatgaattgcaaataacttatttataacaaatatttattcatagttaAGTTTTTCTAGTTATAATTCTGATCAGTATGTATtaagttgtatatattattttaaaatttgaactttgatatttaaagaacgaataagaattttttaaacctCCGGTTTATAAcaacaatagtaaattttaagtttaatgagGAAAGTTTAGAGAAATAAGCATTATcctttgagttttttaattgaaaattctttcCTCATGAAAAGCAGAcctcaaaaatatttatacgcCAAAAAGTATGCCAGGTAAATATACCAGCAAGCATTCAAAAATTTGCGAAAAGTTTATATGATATACCTAATGACGCAATTAAATAGTATTCGCAAAAACAACTCATTGtgtgaaaaaagtatttttgtaataacatataacagattttgttttatatagtaaatggCGTAGTGATTAAGGAATAAGTTTAAAGACAAGATAAAGGTGAACGTAAATCAAAGCCAGTATTTCATCAAAGCTATACAAACTACTCGGGCAGGCTCAGTTTCAAGGGAAGTAACAATGTCCCAGCTTACACAACAGTTTGACGTAACTGTCTCCAAGAAATGAGATGACGACAGAACATCTATTATAAGGGAAATTATCTCAGTTTCTTGTTTTCTACTTCTTTTCTTCTTCATtactataatgttattttttcataatttcatctcactacatcaatattttatatacttttcctaaattaaataaaagattacttttttaattttataacactttGCATGCAACAACAATATGTGAAAACCTaacggtaaaaataaaaattgactacAGTTAGACAAGATTATACCAAAGTTGTGTTATACCATTCATTGCACACGAAATTCTTTAGAACAGTTCCAATAGGTTCTAATTTCTACGGaacgtttttaaacattttccaacgTTAAAGCGAAACAAAAAACGATACATTCGGTGATTAGCACTAATGCAGAAAGTAAACTAGGCTGCAAATGAGACCAAAGAGAACAAATCATAAAAGCGTagttacattgttataaattactCCAAGAATATAATATGACAACCTGCACGAAGAAATATGGGCTGCAGTATACAGGCCTGTATAATCGGCCTCCACAACAATCGAATCAACTGTCGATTAGTAATATCTAAACTatagaatataaaacaattggcctatttatatttaatacttgtcagctgtttttattttacagagtacgaatattgtttgataaaatccaGCCTTTAACGTAATTCAGTTcgacatttttgttcaaaattaattcaaagtaaaatgatatttataaatataaatagcttagatatattttaattcatcataGATACATTActctttaagatttaaaaacagcCTAATTATACTATACTTTGAAATACCtgtaatttaatttggttttgtgTTTATATCAAAGATTCGTTACCCATAAATATCGATGATCCGATTGTCTTAGTGACCGATAATTATACTGCAGCAGAAATATGTTAGACACATCAAGGTCTCATTTAAGAATGAGAAATAGCATTGGGAAAATCTTGTTATTAATGACTAGTTCAAGAAGTATTTCAACATGGACTTAAAAATTGTACCAACAGTTATATAAACGATACAATACCTGTTTATCACATACTACGATATCTACTAGTATCGTAACAAATAACCGCTGATTGCTGACCAATGGCTTACTAATGGTGATTGTCAAACAAATTGGTGGCAAATCAGGAAACGGATGCGGTCTATTTTACTTGTTCAGTTTACACTTGTTTTTAAAGCCATAATGTAACCCTGCACTTATTTATCACAGTACTCTGTTCATGTTGATTGTTGTATTTTTACTCCGTTTTTGACTATTGATAACCAGAGTGGCAATATTATGCTCCCAAACTTTATACAAAGTATTTTCACGTTCCTGAGGTCCCCAGAACTCGCAAGATAAGTCGGCGAGTGACGGCCTCAACTTTGCGACAACAGCACACAGACAGAGTGACGTAATCAATAAGTCGCCTGGGGCCATTTTCGTCTCATATTTCATCCACCGAGCTCCATTCTATGACCGACTAAACAGGCCGCTACTTTTACCCTGTCGAGTAACAcacgttttattttattggaaaagtTTACCGATAAACTCTAAGATTCGTTCAACGAATCgtaattttcattgtcattaatTCTTTTAGTGTATTACAATAAAGGtaatactttaacatttttatttagttaaacattatttaatcttgacacaaatttttaagtttaaaattggttGTCCAAAAACACTAGTTTTTAATTTCGCCACGCTCTTTTCCAAGCACTTAGGGACAAATTATCTGTTATACGTTTGTACCCGAAATCTGAAATACAATACaatcttattaaataaatcttgCTGTAACTTTGGTATATGCTCGTATTATTCACgcatagtatatttaatatttgatattttaatcttgtatattataaatacagtatacaacTCTGACTGTATATTATCgtagaaaaactataaattaaatggGGAAATGTCTGCAATTGATGGCAGATTATCGTACTGTAACCTAAACGTTTATTTGTCCATGTTTTTGTTTGAATATGAATAAGGAATACAAATAGTAATAGTTCAGATCTACATTACTACCAAGTATactaatgtgatttttttaaacaagtttagtTACAATATGcacatattaaatactaaaattcaaCAACAATACTTGTTTGGAAAAATATGTGCCATAAgagcaaaatattgtttaagttagTACTTTTATTGTTAGTAAATGGTAATtagtatttaacaaattttgctGTTTAACTTTAAAACCTTTATACAATTTACATGCCCATTGACAgcaattatatattattgaatttatttaatatggcctaaattgttttattgttaattaaagcataaacaatattacaataaaatatacaaatctatCAGTAAGTTTCAAAAAGAACCGTCTCTAATTTATTCATCTTTTAGATAATCTATATACATACAAAAGGCGGGTTATTTACTTAATGTATAATTCAAGAATGGCTGTGTCGATATTTTAATTGTCTCcgattttatttattcttctttgtCCCAAAAGGCAGAGTagctattgaaatattataaatattctcatgaaaatcaggtaaatagaaaaagttaaaattcaaTTGGGGGAAGATGGGGACACCTATCAAATGCCTGTTTATTTTAGTTCAGTTCGTACCTGGCACACTAATCTCGTCAGATTGGCGTTTCGAAAGAACACAGGCAATAATACCAAATGATTGGGTGATCTGAAAAGTTATCTCGAATATtgtgtgtatacatattttcttcttTGGTACTACAAGACAAATTCAACTATGGCACCTTCCGTATATTGCAAGGCTAGAAGTAAAGGTTCTTTAACCGAAATAGGTATCCAAAAcctatgtattttcttgatcggggcaacaacGGAACTCAGCTGTGgcgtctaaaatataattaattttaaccgtAAATGCTCttacacgtgcaaaacatgatgtGAGTCTCCACGGACATTGCGATAATATGTACCTTATGTATGCGTACACGCTTGAAACATTCCACATGACTCAATCATATTACATCTTAAAtgcttttactaaataataaaatatttccattttagaGAACTACGTGCAATACCGCAGGTGACAGCTTAacttccataaaaataaatacaagaaaattcaAGCTTACATTCTTACAGTGCACTTCAAGATTTCttgcaaaaatatttcatatttcaaatacatttattattcttttatcaaAGCACGCTCATAAGATAActcatacaatataattatttagataaaGGATTTTCATTCGGAACTAACTACTACAAgaactgtgtatattttgtaaaaatctaattattttccAAGATCATAATATCTTTATACTTATACGCAAATACGTGAACTGTCGTTAAGTTGAATTCGGTATCATCTGGGACACATAGTTACGTGAcaaagtagaaatattttataaaaccttgTAGGCTTACATAAAAAACCCTCcatctaatatttttaaaggtaaaaacaacctaacttcgcctggtaaaataatacatctttactttCACTTTTACTTTTAAAGGTCCTAGGATTTTTTCGGAACCTAAAACCTTGTAGGCTTACATACAAACTCCTCCATCTACAGTACTGACGGAGGTAACGTGAAGTAACCACCCGCTGAAACCAGTGGGACATTGCCTCATTATGCAATACCACGTTCCCCCAGTGCTAAAACCGGGCAATTTCCTTTTACGGCTATTATCTTTTCGTGTTGATGGTACAGCTTCGTTTTTAACGCTCTGGTTTTTAACTCCTCCCATACGAGGTGTTGTGCTGATGTGTTCGATAGTTAACGTAGTACTGTAGGGAAAAGTAAGTGGAATAATCAATATCGTATGTCATTTGAATTCGTCACCAGAGCCATCTGCAATTAAAATTCGATGgcataaatttgttatattattactgtatattaatcTGATTATTTTTGTGCCtaagtaaaaatctattttttatcatACTGTAAAAAGAACAAGTGTTTCAAATACAGTAAGTCATCTtagtacataaattaatttttccgtAACCTTAAACAATTATTTAGCACACAGTTTAGGTTTTTTTATGCGCTAACCTATATTATTATATGCTGTTTTTTCctttacaagtaagctgagtaacGTGTGCTTTTTATACTTAAACTCGGCAGTATGATTATGATGAGTAATTacataatgaaacttaaaaaaatcgtatacaaataaagttttgactttgtttttataagataaaaaacgCCATTCATCacaagtatttttacattaaatcttaTTTCTGAACTCGTTTTTGAAAAAGCAATTTCTCGCCAAAAACAACACTTTTTGGTACtagtaataaaaactattttaaagctTTGCATTATGTGCACAATATTAGTTATTACTTAAGTTAGCCGATCAACGGTCTAAGCCTGCCTATTCcagtttacttatttttttaacttctcgACTTACAATGTACCTTCCTTCTGAACTGACCTCATTGGACATCCAATGTGTGGAGATTGTCATTAAGCAACATTCATAGGTACCTAGTTGCAAAGTTtacctaaattaaataattatgaataaagtgCAAGCAAAATGGCATACACGTTACTCTAGAAGTATTATTCTCACGACTActgttaaaactaaactaaacactAAACTAGGCTAAACAATAACTTTATTCTCATATTTCGGTGTTGTGTACAACATAGGTGATACAGTCGGtttagaatttttttcttttttgaagtttttcttTTGAATTCAGAATCACGcccctttaaaattaatttatttacaaaattaaaaactgtaggcatttaaagtatacaatttggaaaaaattttaccatggctaaataaaaatagatgattatgaaaatttaaaatttttccgtAATGTATATTTGCCACTTCAGGAtcgttgttttgttttatgaaccaagaaaattacatttttatataaataattacatacaatactcatttttaattacattatgtttgaaataaagcattattaggcatatattcatttaaaacaaacactccaataatattaagtttttttatttttgtaaggcctttggtactcaatgagaacatcttcatAGCcacataaacatattaaatttgttaaaactgaTCTAATATTCCCTCCAGGCATCTTTAATATACACAGTGTAAACATTCATCCCCGAACCTCCAATAGTTTTTCTGACCATTGAACATGGTTCCTTTCCAATTATTGGACGTTTTCTCTTTCTGATCATTAGTCATGGTCCCTTTCTGACCATCAGACTTGGTCCCTTTCTGACCATCAGACGTGGTCCTTTTCTGATCATTAGACGTGGTCCCTTTCTGACCATCAGACGTGGTCCTTTTCTGATCATTAGACGTGGTCCCTTTCTGACCATCAGACATGGTCCCTTTCTGACCATCAGACGTGGTCCTTTTCTGATCATTAGACGTGGTCCCTTTCTGACCATCAGACGTGGTCCTTTTCTGATCATTAGACGTGGTCCCTTTCTGACCATCAGACGTGGTCCTTTTCTGATCATTAGACGTGGTCCCTTTCTGACCATCAGACATGGTCCCTTTCTGACCATCAGACTTGGTCCCTTTCTGACCATCAGACGTGGTCCTTTTCTGATCATTAGACGTGGTCCCTTTCTGACCATCAGACATGGTCCCTTTCTGACCATCAGACGTGGTCCTTTTCTGATCATTAGACGTGGTCCCTTTCTGACCATCAGACATGGTCCCTTTCTGACCATCAGACGTGGTCCTTTTCTGATCATTAGACGTGGTCCCTTTCTGACCATCAGACATGGTCCCTTTCTGACCATCAGACGTGATCCTTTTCTGATCATTAGACGTGGTCCCTTTCTGACCATCAGACATGGTCCCTTTCTGACCATCAGACGTGGTCCTTTTCTGATCATTAGACGTGGTCCCTTTCTGACCATCAGACATGGTCCCTTTCTGACCATCAGACGTGGTCCTTTTCTGATCATTAGACGTGGTCCCTTTCTGACCATCAGACATGGTCCCTTTCTGACCATCAGACGTGGTCCTTTTCTGATCATTAGACGTGGTCCCTTTCTGACCATCAGACATGGTCCCTTTCTGACCATCAGACGTGGTCCTTTTCTGATCATTAGACGTGGTTCCTTTCTGACCATCAAAGGTGGTTCTTTTCTGACCATCGGGCGTGGTCCCTTTCTGATAATCGGACTTGTCTCTTTCAatgaattactttaattttcttaattaataatgtaacacTCTGTTTCCATTATAATGTAACACGTTATCAATTTATAAACTCACATTGCTTTAAACTTTAAATGCTTCTAGCTATGAATTTTAATCTTTTCATTACGAAGAAGCTTTATGTTGGATTCTGTAGACTCATCACTCTAAacgtaatatattaatactttagaGTCCCAGTGAAAGAAGTActtttgtgtataaatatttaaaaactctttaatcCTAATTGCAACTGATACAAATTTCATGTATATATCATTTATTGCGCTACTCGAGTTAAGGGTTGCAGAATAACTATTATATTCCATGAGAAACTATAAACAggttatttaaaatcaacaaaaaagtaatagtcacttcaaaacctttttaaaataacactgtttGGACTGGCATAAGGACATTTGCCTAGGTAAATGCAAACTAAACGTGTACAATTAATACTACACGTGAAGTAGAAACCCAGTAATGAACCCACTTAGAGCTCACTCGCAGTAGAGTGCAGTCTATCAGATGTGCTTtctctattattaatttagaacaaACAATTCAGTAATGGAAAGTGGCTCGACACTGCAAATAGAAGAAGCTGTTAAGAGTTTCCGAGAggttaaaaacttttttgattgAGTCTGTAGTTCGTTAAGTAAAATTTACTCTTACACTTCCATTAACAATAGGTTTACTGTTTTCAAAAAGATTATTTCTTGTGTTTGAATTCATTTGTATTAATCTTTATATTTGGTAATTATTCAATATTCTTGAAAATTAACAACTattgaatgtatttaatttaaatatttttgcgtTGAATCCAAAAGTATCTAAGAATTATAGAGAATTCTAAGAATTTGAATGTATTTCATATTAACTGGTTAAATGTAAGAatgtgtgatatttttaaaatgtgtataaattaagaCTTTATGGAGAAACTTGTTTTCATTGACAATATTTGCAAAACTTATTTTTTGATGGGTGTAATTGAAGAATACTTAATGCGtttttttggttaaatatttGGTAAAGACTCAAATAAAACCAGTTTATTGTAAGAATCtgatgtgtttaaaatatttacaaataaaacttttggaagtgaaatgttgaatataaaagtatttaaaaacaatgattagCTAAATTTAATTGAGGAAAATCATACGTTTTAAGTTATATGTGTTAAGAACTTCTCCCTACTCCCATCGTTcacatacacattttaaaaatttcatattcttttgcttatttattattattcttatttttgtgaGAAGTTTCCGGTCAAAAGACGTGTAAAGTTTTTTGTTGTTAGAAAACGTATGTGAAAGAGTTGtgaataatgaatatttagtAATTCTAAAACAATAAGTTTCAACAAAATGATCTAACCGAATACCGGTTGTACCTCTATGGTTTActattagtatataaaatgtaatatgaaataataaataataaaaactaatttcttctaaaactgatataaagtaaataaatattgtgactATTGTAACAAAGTTGTTATGTATATCAAACTTTTGTCGTAAACTTGTACTGAACCATAATATATCCTATTCTTAGGTGCCGCCTGCAGTAAAAGACCTTGATTTTGACCCACGAGAAAAACGTTAAACCTCAAACGCTGTTACGCCCTTATATTAGGGCGTGGAATTACTCACTTTATAGATATGTTTAATATACATTCAAAAACTTGtcttattcagtttttatttgtaaatatttgcaaaatgCAGTGCAACAACGTTGGACTTTTTTAGAATAGCCAATAAAGATATTTACTTAAACTAGCGAACTTATccacattaataatatatttaaaatgatacaccTTACATAATTTTACGATTAGACGTAATGCACAAAGAAACGTAGTAACGTATGCATGGCACTTATCTCGAGTGTCAATATTTACTTAgctttattatatgttattctaCGTCAACACTATTCTACAACGAAACATGTCAGTAACTTATGTATTGCACAAAATGTTAAATACGCTACTGTCactattatgtataatattagttATCAACAACACTTTACTTACTGTACAGTATATGGTATTATATGTACTGGTGTAACTATATTGAACAACATTATATGCCAAAACTGCTCCAACTAAAGTATGTCATCAATACTTCCCTACGATACGAGTATAGAACGGAGTTAACACTATGACTACAAAACTGCGCAGTGTCTATTATTAGGTACAAGGTAAAAGTACGCTACActacgtgtcgtaacaggcttcgctgagggtgcatgcaacatttaaaagctatagctcatttcattgtaGAGATCTCCTCTAATCAGATTGGACAGAAAATCGTACATAGTAAATATCGTAGAAAAATCGTACATCGTACAAGTTGAAACAAAAATcacgcatcatagaactcatactTGTATAAATTAAGTATCATGTCAAATTAATTGCCTATGTACGaaatctttctctagatatcCTACCACTTGATACCTTCATATTTTGGTTCATTAAATTGggtcttataaaattaattaaataatcaaagtgTAGACAagatcacaaaacataatattgtatacagggtgtcaattaagtctggaacctcttttttaatttttaaaccacaatataaaaaaataccaaagttcacacgcgcttactggtgatagtaacgcatacatctgcccaattaccgaccggataatccctttgggggacggtccacaaggagtcagacaaaattcttaaatagcagcataggtcaagtttggtatcaaattaaaggtcttacttaacAGAGTACAATGtcacaaaccggacttcaaaaggtggattcattaagtagttatagctatttgaattttaaaacaattgaacaatctaaattattaagtattacaagtaaacaccaatttttaagtacctttgatcaaagtaagtgttcaaaatgttcccctcccatcgtctggcaatgtcctaggcggttgtaaaagccatccactgcattttgaaggtagtcacgagtaatatcttgagcttcttggactatgagatttcttaggtgcgccaaatctcgaggcttagtacgataaactttatctttgaggtatccccaaagaaaaaaatccagcggagataaatcaggggaacgagcaggccactctactgcaccatgtcttccaatccatctgcgaaggaatattgtatccaagtattctctaacaagaagagcaaagtgtggtggcacgccatcttgttggaaataaattctttgaaattgtcgaccaagagcagcttgtagtgcaggaattatctcattttggagcattgctagatacgagtcaccatttaaattaccattgataaataatgggcccataatttgatttcctgtaatacctgctcaaacgttaagtttctgtggatgctgtgtatgactctatctgccactttcacattctaacagtagttgtgttattggtaataattattgattcctggcttcgattactacattgtcagatgatgggaggggaacattttgaacacttactttgatcacaggtacttaaaaattggtgtttacttgtaatacttaataatttacattgttcaattgttttaaaattcaaatagctataactactgaatgaatccaccttttgaagtccggtttgcggcattgtactctgctaagtaagacctttaatttgaaaCTCTTTATCTTTATTACTCATAACATCACTGTCAAAATATTCGTTAACCATCATTCAAACCCCATAATTAGTTTGcactattatcaaaatatatcgcatgcttcatgcacaatttcccgttttcgagatattttgAGGGCATACAGAGATAAACAGACAGACTTACAGAAATCTTTCCAGTTCCACGAGTGACAGGCTTCTCTAAAGCCCAGCACATTACCTCTACTACTGTGAGAAAagcagtaattaattaattattttcgtcCACAATCCTTGTTTTATATACTTGTATAGACATATAAATGACATATTAAGTGGTTGCATGTTGTATAAACTAAGGTTTCCGAATTGTAATATCTACCAACTAACTCTACCACCGAGTCTCCTGGATTGTAATTGCTCAACTTGGTTTAAGA
This Homalodisca vitripennis isolate AUS2020 chromosome 3, UT_GWSS_2.1, whole genome shotgun sequence DNA region includes the following protein-coding sequences:
- the LOC124358258 gene encoding S-antigen protein-like, whose product is MSDGQKGTTSNDQKRTTSDGQKGTMSDGQKGTTSNDQKRTTSDGQKGTMSDGQKGTTSNDQKRTTSDGQKGTMSDGQKGTTSNDQKRITSDGQKGTMSDGQKGTTSNDQKRTTSDGQKGTMSDGQKGTTSNDQKRTTSDGQKGTMSDGQKGTTSNDQKRTTSDGQKGTKSDGQKGTMSDGQKGTTSNDQKRTTSDGQKGTTSNDQKRTTSDGQKGTTSNDQKRTTSDGQKGTMSDGQKGTTSNDQKRTTSDGQKGTTSNDQKRTTSDGQKGTKSDGQKGTMTNDQKEKTSNNWKGTMFNGQKNYWRFGDECLHCVY